The following DNA comes from Gracilinanus agilis isolate LMUSP501 unplaced genomic scaffold, AgileGrace unplaced_scaffold35512, whole genome shotgun sequence.
TGtagtttatgttatatatttctcatttagccataaattcttttattatcaataaattgatctaaaaggtaaactattctgCACTCCAATAATTTGCTAATGGCACTGTACTTTAGGTCTAAATCAAATTTGCATTTGGACCTTTCTTGGTATAACTTCTCATTATCTGAAATAGAGCAAGGTAAGAGTTCTACGTGAAAGTCTGAGGTTTCTCTGATGTAGAACAAGACTGGAACTCcatgtgaatgtctttccacattgcttgcattcaaaaggtttctcaccAAAGTGGATTCTATGATGTACTACAAGATGGGATCTCAGGCTGAATATCTTCATATATTGCTTAGATACATAAAGTCTCTATGCAGTGTAGATTCTCCGATGCTGAATAAGTTTTCATCAAtgtctgaatgtctttccacattgtgttCATATATAGTTTCTCAccagtgtgcattctctgatgAAAAGCAAAATTGGAGCTCctactgaatgtctttccacattacttgcattcataaggtttctcctcagtgtggattctctgatgtctaatAAGATGAGAGCTAATTCTGAATGTCTTTCTACATTTCttgcattcaaaaggtttctctcctgtgtggattctctgatgataagCGAGACTGGAGTTCTCTCTGAATccctttccacactgcttgcattcataaggcttctccccagtgtggattctctgatgtatagcaagaCGGGAGCTGCgactgaaagcctttccacactgcttgcattcataaggtctctccccagtgtggattctctgatgtatagcaagactggagctgcgactgaaagtctttccacactgcttgcattcataaggtctctcccCTGTATGGATTCTCTGGTGTTCAGCAAGACTGGAGCTGTgagtgaaagtctttccacaattGCATTCGTAAGgtctctccccagtgtggattctcagaTGTGTAATAAGATAAGAGATAattctgaatgtctttccacattgcttgcattcgtAAGATTTCTCCacagtgtgaattctctggtgtACAGCAAGACTAGATTTCtctgtgaatgtctttccacattgcttgcattcacaaggtttctccccagtgtggattctctgatgtacagcaagactggagTTTTGAGTGAATGTCTTTCCATATTGCTTggattcataaggtttctccccattGTGAATTTTCTGATGTCTAAGAAGATGAGAGCgatttctgaatgtctttccacattgcttacattcataaggtctctccccagtgtggattctctgatgtacagcaagattggagctctggttgaatgtctttccacattgcttgcattcataagatttctccccagtgtggattctttgatgtacagcaagactagAGCTgcgactgaatgtctttccacaatgATTGCATTTATAAGgtctctccccagtgtggattctttgatgataagcaagactggagctctggttgaatgtctttccacattgcttgcattcataagatttctccccagtgtggattctctgatgtacagcaagactagAGCTGCGGCTGAAAgactttccacattgcttgcattcataaggtctctccccagtgtggattctcagaTGTGTAATAAGATAGGAGATAattctgaatgtctttccacattgcttgcattcataagatttctccccaatgtggattctctgatgtcgaGCAAGATCAGCCCTCagtctgaatgtctttccacattccatgcattcataaggtttctccccagtgtggattctctgatggtcAGTAAGTTTGGAGCTCtgtctgaatgtctttccacattgcttgcattcatgaggtttctctccagtgtggattgtCTGATGCTGAGTAAGTTTAGACCTCtgtctgaatgtctttccacagtgcttgcattcataaggtttctccccagtgtggattctctgatgataagTGAAACTGGAGCTTTGATTGAAtttctttccacactgcttacactcataaggtttctccccagtatggattctctgatgtacagcaagattagAACTTTgagtgaatgtctttccacattgtttgcatttatgaggtttctctccagtgtggattgtTTGATGCTGAGTAAGTTTGGACCTCTGTCTAAATGTCCTTCCACACTGAGTGCATTCATAATGTTTCTCACCTGTGTGAATTCTGTGATGATAAGAGAGACTGTAACAGtgattgaatgtctttccacactgcttgcattcaaaAGATTTCTCACcaatgtggattctctgatgtttaataAGATGAGAGCTCattctgaatgtctttccacattgcttgcactTATAacgtttctccccagtgtggattctctggtgtACAGCAAGTTTGTGTCTCTGtctaaatgtctttccacattgcttccATTCACAAGACTTTATCTCAGAGTTCATTTTTTGTTGAACAGTATGCGATAAATTTTGAGATTCAACACAAAATTCCCTCCAAACTATGTTATGTATATCATCACTCATGAGTCTTTGCTGGTACATTTCTTTCATAGAAGGGCTCATCTCTGTTGGAGTTACTTTCATTTCTGCTCTGATATCTCCTTCTAAACGAAATAATCAGTAATACATACCTGCAtgtcacatatacacacaaataaccatatttcctttcctttactgtcagaaCACAAACTGCTTAACATCCTATTTCAAGTTTAGAAGAGAAGTCTTCCAACTGAAATGGACAGAATCTGTCCTTAAAATGCCATTACCTCAAAGctaaaataacaatttaatttaaaaaagcctGCCATATGATCACATTGTGTCTTCATAACAAATCTGTCATTTTTCCCAAGCTGTCATGATTATATTCCTATAATCATAACATCAGAATGGTGGTGGAGTGACTTGACCCAAATCCTGGAAGTTGAAACCAAATTTTGTGACTGGGTATGCTCTGTCCACAATACAAGACAATTCattttcaatctttctttttgctATCATTTTCATTGTCTACATTCAATCCCATCTTCATAGGTATGATAGCCCTGGTGTTTGTGCACTAAATATTCCTGCTATTTCCTGATCTAGCTTATTTGTAAGCATTAtgtaatttccttcatgattgctttcaactttattttttgttaaagtaTCAGATCAGAGGAAGAAAATCCAACCATCTTTTTTGCATTTACTCAAAGCATGAAAGATTTTGTTCTGTTCCCTACTTTTTGAGAatagctattatatttctataaatgcttttttcactaTCATCTAGATTTTCTAAGTACAATTTAAACAGACATGGAATTTCCCATGTTTCAAAAGATGTCTCATACATTATCTTGAGTCCATCATCCTTTTGTAAGGAAATGGGCTCCAGGTTCCATTATTTGTCCTTTTACCCTATTCCCACTTAGTTGTTCATACGCCCTTAGGAGATTGGAGAAGACTTGAGCTAAAAATTAGTTACTGTCACCTTAAACAGTAAATAATGCCCTATTTTCTTATAACAGTTTTTCCTGTTACACAA
Coding sequences within:
- the LOC123254916 gene encoding zinc finger protein 845-like; the encoded protein is MNSEIKSCEWKQCGKTFRQRHKLAVHQRIHTGEKRYKCKQCGKTFRMSSHLIKHQRIHIGEKSFECKQCGKTFNHCYSLSYHHRIHTGEKHYECTQCGRTFRQRSKLTQHQTIHTGEKPHKCKQCGKTFTQSSNLAVHQRIHTGEKPYECKQCGKKFNQSSSFTYHQRIHTGEKPYECKHCGKTFRQRSKLTQHQTIHTGEKPHECKQCGKTFRQSSKLTDHQRIHTGEKPYECMECGKTFRLRADLARHQRIHIGEKSYECKQCGKTFRIISYLITHLRIHTGERPYECKQCGKSFSRSSSLAVHQRIHTGEKSYECKQCGKTFNQSSSLAYHQRIHTGERPYKCNHCGKTFSRSSSLAVHQRIHTGEKSYECKQCGKTFNQSSNLAVHQRIHTGERPYECKQCGKTFRNRSHLLRHQKIHNGEKPYESKQYGKTFTQNSSLAVHQRIHTGEKPCECKQCGKTFTEKSSLAVHQRIHTVEKSYECKQCGKTFRIISYLITHLRIHTGERPYECNCGKTFTHSSSLAEHQRIHTGERPYECKQCGKTFSRSSSLAIHQRIHTGERPYECKQCGKAFSRSSRLAIHQRIHTGEKPYECKQCGKGFRENSSLAYHQRIHTGEKPFECKKCRKTFRISSHLIRHQRIHT